Genomic DNA from Acuticoccus sp. MNP-M23:
ACGGTATCCTCGGCGGCGGCACGGGTCCAAACTTCGCGGCGCTCCGAAACCGCAGCGTCCAGCTCCTCGCGGGAGATGATCTCCTTCTCCACCAGAATGTCGATCATCGCATCCAGGCGGCGGCGATAGAACGAGAGCGCCTTGTACTTGTCCGCGCCAAAACTCTCGAAGCCGCGGCGCATCTCGTCGAGCGAGACGATCCGGCGCGTTCCGTCGCCCAGAAGGTCGCGGATCGCCTCGGTCTGCTTCTCCCAGTGCAGCCACGGCAGCTCGACCTTGGGAATATCGCCGGCGGGATCGCCTCCAATGTCGTGATAGCCGCGCAATCCGGTCTCCTTCGCGTCTTCGCTCATTGTGTGTCCACCCGTGCTTCGCGCTGGAAAATCTCCAGGCACCTGCTGCGAAGCGCCACGAATTCCGGCTGCGTCAGCATCGCCAGATCACGCGGCCGCGGCAACGGGTTCCGGACGATTTCGGCGATCCGCGTCGGCCGCCGCGTCAGGAGAAGGACGAGGTCTGCCATCTGCACGGCCTCTTCAAGATCGTGCGACACAAGCATGATCGTCGTGTCCGTTTTCCGGTAGATCGCCTGAAGCTTCTCGCGCATCAGGAGCGTCATCTCGTAATCGAGCGCGCTGAAGGGCTCGTCCAGAAACAGAACCTCCGGCGCGGGGGCAAGGGCGCGCAGGATCGAGACCGCCTGCTGCTGGCCGCCGGACAGCATGTAGGGATAGGTGTTGAGGTCGATGGTGATGCCGAAATCGGCGACCAGTTCCTCCACGCGGCGGTTGCGGTCAGCCTTCGACATGCCCATCAGCTTCAGCGGGTAGTGGATGTTGTCCACCGCCCGCAGCCAGGGGAACAGCGCCTCGCGATAGTTCTGGAAGACGTAGGAAATCCGCGTGTCGCGAATGCGCCGGCCGTCGTACAGCACCTCGCCGCCGTCCCGCGGCATGAGCCCGGAGATCATGTTGATCAGCGTGCTCTTGCCGCAGCCATTGGGACCGAAGACGCTGATGAACGAGCCGAGCGGCAAGGTGAGGTCGAAATTGTCGTAGACTACGGTCCGGTCGAACGATTTTCGCAACCCCTTGACGGTGAGCTGGCCCTTGCGGGTCGCCGGCGCGGCCCGCTCTTTCCCGGCAGGGGCGCTCTGCCGATCGCTGGCGGGCGGGGCGCTCTGGGCGAGATCCATCGTTTGCGCGCTCGTCTCGTTCACGGCCGATCAGCTCTCGCCGAAGTCGGTCGGCTTGAGGATTTTCGTGCGCACGTCCATCGGCTCTTTCAGGACACCCTCGGTGTGGAAAACGTCGACGAACGCCTGATAGGAATCGAGATCCGTCTCGTTCAGCTCAGACCACGGCCGCAGGTAGGGCTTGGCCAGAAGGTCGAGCTGTTCTTCACGGATTGCGGTGTATTTCGGGATGATCGCCTTGTACTTCTCGAAGTCAGCATTCGCGAGCAGCGTTGCCTCGTCGATGATCTCGACGATCTTGCGGGCAACCTCCGGCCGCTCCTCGATGAACTTGGTCGTCAGCACCGCAGCGCCGGAATAGAACGGATCGGCGATGACGGCGGCGACGGGGTTCACCATTGCCCGGTCCACACCGTCCGTGGCCGCGGCAATCGAGCCCACCGGCTCAAGCGACAACGTCGCGTCCACGCTGCCGCCCATGACGGCCGGCACCTGCTGCGGCACGGCAAGGTCGATCAGCTGGACATCCGAGTCCGGATCGAGGCCGGCTGCACGCACGAGGTGGCGCGAGATGGTGCGCCACTGAATGCCGGGCACGTGGCCGAGGGTCTTGCCGCTGAGGTCCGCGAACGACTTGATGTCACTGCCGGACTTCACGATCAGCGCATCGTTGATGAGATCGACCTCGATGCCGCCGCCCTGCAGGCCGAACACCTTGAACGTGCCGGGGAATTTCGCTTCGGCCAGCATCGCGATCCCGGCGGCTGCGCCCGGAGGGCCGAAGTCGGCGCGGCCGGACACCAGCGCATCGATGATGTGGTTGGGCGACTGCATCTTGTTCGATTCGACCTTGATGCAGTTCTTCTCGAACAGGCCTTCCTCGTGGGCGACGTAGTATGCCGTGGTCTGCATGATCGGCAGCCAGGCCGAGACGACGGTCTCGTAATCGTCGCAGGCGGCGTGTGCGGCTCCGGTGCCGGCGATCGCGATCATCGCGCCGGCCAGTCCAAGATTTTTCATCATGACATCGGTCCATCTTTATGAAGGAGAGGGATTGGACGGTCTCCCACAGGCCGGCGCTCTGGCGGCGCCGTGCCCGTCATTTGCCCGACCAGTGGACGAGGTATTTTTCGGCAACGAGGAAGAAGGCGTTCAGCCCGTAGCCGAGAGCCCCGGCGACGAGGATCGAGCCGTACATGTCAGTCAGTTCGTAGGAGATCTGCGCGTCGATGATCCGGTGGCCGAGCCCGTCGGTGGCACCGATGAACATCTCCGCGACAATGATCACGACGAGCGCGATGGAGATCCCGTTGCGCAGACCCACGAAGATCTGCGGCAGCGTTTCGAAGAAGACGACGTCGAAGAAGATCCTGAGCCGCGACGCCCCCATGGAGCGCGCTGCGAGGATGCGTGTGCGCCGCGCATTCATCACGCCGTAGGAAACGTTGAAGATGACGATCAGCCAGGCTGCGAAGCCGGCAACTGCGATTTTCGAGAAGTCGCCGAGGCCGAACAGCAGCAGGAACAGCGGGAACATTGCCGTCGCCGGCGTGGATCGGAAGAAGTCGATGATGAACTCGACCGAACGGTAGACCTTCTGGTTCACGCCCAGAACGATGCCCACCGGCACGCCCGCGATGGCTGCGAAGAGAAACGCGTAGAACACCCGGATGAAGGTGAACCACACATCGTACAGCATGTTGCCGGAAACAATGTTGGTCCAGGTGTCGCGCAGCGTGGCGAACGGAGAGGGCAACAGGTTGGCATCGACGAGGTTGCCCGCGTAGGCGACCCACCAGAACGCGATGAGGATGAGCGGACCGCAGGCAAGGATGGCCGCCGACCCGAGCCATCCGAAATAACGGCGCGGCGAAGGCTTGTCGGCCCTGTGAGGTGACGCATCAGCGACCGCCGTCATCGACTGCCTCCATGGATTTTCGCAGGGTCCGCCGACGCTATCGGGCC
This window encodes:
- a CDS encoding SH3-like domain-containing protein, with product MSEDAKETGLRGYHDIGGDPAGDIPKVELPWLHWEKQTEAIRDLLGDGTRRIVSLDEMRRGFESFGADKYKALSFYRRRLDAMIDILVEKEIISREELDAAVSERREVWTRAAAEDTVTGGSQ
- a CDS encoding ABC transporter ATP-binding protein; the encoded protein is MNETSAQTMDLAQSAPPASDRQSAPAGKERAAPATRKGQLTVKGLRKSFDRTVVYDNFDLTLPLGSFISVFGPNGCGKSTLINMISGLMPRDGGEVLYDGRRIRDTRISYVFQNYREALFPWLRAVDNIHYPLKLMGMSKADRNRRVEELVADFGITIDLNTYPYMLSGGQQQAVSILRALAPAPEVLFLDEPFSALDYEMTLLMREKLQAIYRKTDTTIMLVSHDLEEAVQMADLVLLLTRRPTRIAEIVRNPLPRPRDLAMLTQPEFVALRSRCLEIFQREARVDTQ
- a CDS encoding ABC transporter substrate-binding protein — translated: MMKNLGLAGAMIAIAGTGAAHAACDDYETVVSAWLPIMQTTAYYVAHEEGLFEKNCIKVESNKMQSPNHIIDALVSGRADFGPPGAAAGIAMLAEAKFPGTFKVFGLQGGGIEVDLINDALIVKSGSDIKSFADLSGKTLGHVPGIQWRTISRHLVRAAGLDPDSDVQLIDLAVPQQVPAVMGGSVDATLSLEPVGSIAAATDGVDRAMVNPVAAVIADPFYSGAAVLTTKFIEERPEVARKIVEIIDEATLLANADFEKYKAIIPKYTAIREEQLDLLAKPYLRPWSELNETDLDSYQAFVDVFHTEGVLKEPMDVRTKILKPTDFGES
- a CDS encoding ABC transporter permease, whose product is MTAVADASPHRADKPSPRRYFGWLGSAAILACGPLILIAFWWVAYAGNLVDANLLPSPFATLRDTWTNIVSGNMLYDVWFTFIRVFYAFLFAAIAGVPVGIVLGVNQKVYRSVEFIIDFFRSTPATAMFPLFLLLFGLGDFSKIAVAGFAAWLIVIFNVSYGVMNARRTRILAARSMGASRLRIFFDVVFFETLPQIFVGLRNGISIALVVIIVAEMFIGATDGLGHRIIDAQISYELTDMYGSILVAGALGYGLNAFFLVAEKYLVHWSGK